In Gigantopelta aegis isolate Gae_Host chromosome 2, Gae_host_genome, whole genome shotgun sequence, the sequence tctttattttgttaaattttgtaaaGCAAATTGAACAAttggaaaaattaattaaatttcctAAGTTCATTGCGGTAATCAAGACGTACATGCATTTTAATCTAACTTTGTAATAATCGAGCTCAGAATAAAGGGAGGTACACGTGTTTCCTCCaattatttaaacatcaaagcTGTTTAAATATGTGTCACCTGCACAACAGTGACACTGGAGCATACGCCCATGTAAATTAGCTCTGCGTACGCAATCACGTTATCGGCTGAGTGGGTATTCAAAGTGTAAGTACTGCAGTAATGCATTAAAggaacaagacaagacaagacaagaattttattctcataaactgcaccgagtgcagtatggagaaaatataaacaaaataagttacaaagtgttttctgtagtggtaatggacatactatttaagtaatattaacccggaagactgaccctctcaatgacaatttgcaaatatttacatagtttacacaaaagtgattttttagttgtagaaaataactggtaaaaGGTAATTGCACTTGCTCTATTGGTATAGTAACTAGGTATATACACATTTCGATCAGTAGATAAAGacgtaaatttaaaaatatagtgaaactcatcaccaacatcaatGGGACCGGATAATTTCGCCCGGTGCAGTTTAtaggggtttccggtttagagtgttaaatattttagtgttaaaagatacgCAAATCACGGGACCGTTtaaaacgtccagttttgagggaattccggtttactgagggtccggtaTTGAGGGATTTCACTATATACACCCTACACAGTCTTTTTTAAACCACGGCTTGTTCATAGTCTTaacaaaatccccccccccccccccccccatgactattaccgggctgcgaacccagtacctaccagccatatgtccgatggcttaaccacgacaccactgaggccggtgcgGGCTATATGTCAGAGCAAGCTATCTTCAAATTAAGTCAGTTATTTAACTCcccacaaaaatattaaatataaagaaattatgtatatttattaatttgattaacaacgtgtttacaaacatttatttttcataagttACGTATTTGTAAGTTTGATTATATTACATGCATATTATTGTGTGGAAGTGATTAACTATgtgttgtaaatttatttatttaattatttgaatgtttgattgtattaatttttaagcAGTATTCTTGCTGCCGAAATGTTTGTAAACCATCACAAATGTAACACAGATGGTGTTTTGAGTGAATAAAGTTCCGTTCTTTTCTGATAATCTTAGTTTCTACAAACAACCCTTTATTGCTAAATGCGGATTATCTGGTGCAGTGGGCAATACACAGGAAATTATAAAATTCTTtcattttattcctttttttccccAGATAACTTGCGAAGATGATCGTAGAAAAGTTGATTATAATAATGCTTGGAATCGCAGCAGCTCTTAACAACGCTACACTAGGCAGTACTAACTGCACCTCAAGCATGCCATATGATAACCAAACGAGGACAAGCCCATTTTCAGAAGACGCCAACACAACAGACCAACCTTCCGCAAACCGTACACGTGTCAGCAGTGTAGCTCCTTATTTAACGAAAACCGATTCTTCTGAAGAAAATGCTACAGTGACATCAGAAAAATATGGCTATTCCAACATCACATCTACAGATACAGAAATGTTTTCTCAGTCGCCATATCTCtcagtgaaaaacaaaaatgattacGTATACATGATTATTGTTCCTGTGTGTTTCGTGGTAGGCTGTACTGGAAACAGTCTGTCTGTGTTCACCATGATAACGCTTCCGTTCAGAACGATGACCTGGAGCATCATCCTGACAGGTCTAGCCATAGTGGACACGATCATGTTGTGCGCGATAGCGATCAACAAACCTTTCGTTATTGACATGATGGGCATGGACGTTCTTGCCATCAGCAATGCTGGCTGCAAGACTTTCCACTTCGTCCGTAGAGCCGCCAAGATGGCATCGTCCTGGTTAGTGGTGGTCATCTGCATCGAGCGTTTCTTCGCCATCTGCTACCCGCTGAAGGTGAAAAAGATCTGCACCAGACATAACACGATCGCTGCCATGGTTGTTATCGGTTCCGTGGCCATTACGTTCAGCGGTCTCTCCACCGAGAACGTTGGTGTGCGTGGGTCAGCATGTCTGCCTTCCATAGCCACGAATGAGACGAGAGTCCAAGGAAAGGTCATGCTGCTTCTCGGATCCTCTCTGTCGGGTGTGGCGCCCATGTTGATCCTCATCACCCTCACACCCATCATATGCTGGACCCTCGTCAGGCACAGGCGGGCGCGAACGGTGATGACGTCATCGGCGAAACTTGCCGATCCATACACGAGAGTTTCGGCCATGCTGGTGAGCGTCCACATGTCTTACATCATCCTAGTCCTGCCTATGTTCGTGGACATCAATTTAAAGTTCATGCGCCCGTTCAGTGCCGCGGTATACGATGAAGAAATCATGGAAGTTTTTGGGAAGTTTTCCAGGATTTGTGAAATGATCAACCACTCGATAAATTTCTTTCTGTATGTGGGATTCAACTCTTTGTTTCGAAGACGGCTGGCGCAAGCGTTTTCTCGTAGTGTCAGCGTTGATAGAAGTAATGCTGACTTAATGGGCTAGTAGCTGCAACAACATTTCATAATCGGCGTTGCGTTCGACATAAacgttaacaacaacaaaaacagtaaCAAAATCATTGCAACATTTCATAATCCGCGTTGTGTTCGTCATAAACAACAATTATCAAATCATACCTTAAAATGGGATTTAACTGTTAATATGGATAAAACAAAGATTGTTATTTTTTGAAACGGaggaaaaatacaaaataatgaaGTATGGTTTTACAACGGAAATCAATTAGAAGTTGTTGATGAGTTTAATTAtcttggtttattttttttctgtaatgGTAAGTTTAAACGCACACAAAAAAGAATTGCATAACAAGGTCGGAATGCACTGTTTGCAGTATTAGgtatttgcattaaaattattttaacattgaaaCAATGTTATCTAAATTCGATACATATGTAAATGGTGTTTTATATTATGgttgtgaaatatggggatttCATAAAGCTAAGGATATAAAGACATTGCATGTACAgttctgtaaaacaaatactaGGAATACGTAAAGGCACGTGTAACGATTTTATATATAATGGACTAGGTCCCTTTTTGATGCAGATAGTGAGTAAATTAAGAATTGTAACATTTTGGATTAAGTTATGTTACGCAAATGTGTTTTTAccataataaaagaaagattACGGGATGTATTTATGCAGGAATGCTGTAGTAgaataaaaacaacaccaaaagGAAGtctttatcaatatttattaaacgaatttaagttaaatttgaaaaaaaaaactatagc encodes:
- the LOC121387698 gene encoding growth hormone secretagogue receptor type 1-like, whose translation is MITLPFRTMTWSIILTGLAIVDTIMLCAIAINKPFVIDMMGMDVLAISNAGCKTFHFVRRAAKMASSWLVVVICIERFFAICYPLKVKKICTRHNTIAAMVVIGSVAITFSGLSTENVGVRGSACLPSIATNETRVQGKVMLLLGSSLSGVAPMLILITLTPIICWTLVRHRRARTVMTSSAKLADPYTRVSAMLVSVHMSYIILVLPMFVDINLKFMRPFSAAVYDEEIMEVFGKFSRICEMINHSINFFLYVGFNSLFRRRLAQAFSRSVSVDRSNADLMG